Proteins co-encoded in one Populus trichocarpa isolate Nisqually-1 chromosome 10, P.trichocarpa_v4.1, whole genome shotgun sequence genomic window:
- the LOC7459767 gene encoding HMG-Y-related protein B, whose product MSISMATTTEDSNNLQPPPPAVAPPPPPALAPPQQQSQQQSSTIPQYPEMIMAAVEALNEKEGSSKTSISKQIESTHPDLPPAHGTLLSHHLNKLKQSGQLVLVKNNYMKPDPNAPPKRGRGRPPKPKLPTPPGSVAGPPRPRGRPPKPRDPFAPVASPKKKTASPGSGRPRGRPPKNANTPVPAVSSGAAPPSGVPRGRGRPPKVKPAVAPVAG is encoded by the exons ATGTCAATTTCCATGGCTACCACCACTGAAGATTCTAATAACctccagcctcctcctccagcagtagctccacctcctcctccagcaCTAGCTCCACCCCAACAACAGTCACAGCAACAATCCTCCACTATCCCTCAGTACCCTGAG ATGATTATGGCAGCTGTCGAGGCGTTGAACGAGAAAGAAGGGTCAAGCAAGACATCAATTTCGAAACAAATTGAGTCAACACACCCCGATCTGCCTCCTGCACACGGCACACTACTTTCTCACCATTTAAACAAGTTGAAGCAGAGTGGTCAGCTGGTCTTGGTCAAGAACAACTACATGAAGCCTGACCCTAACGCTCCTCCAAAGAGAGGTAGAGGTCGCCCTCCCAAGCCTAAGCTTCCAACCCCACCTGGAAGTGTTGCTGGACCTCCCAGGCCACGTGGCCGCCCTCCCAAACCAAGGGATCCTTTCGCACCTGTGGCTTCCCCTAAAAAGAAGACGGCAAGTCCTGGAAGTGGCAGGCCACGCGGTCGTCCACCAAAGAACGCTAATACGCCGGTTCCCGCTGTGAGTTCTGGTGCTGCTCCGCCCAGCGGTGTGCCTAGAGGGAGGGGAAGGCCGCCTAAGGTGAAGCCGGCTGTGGCCCCCGTCGCTGGTTGA